One region of Bdellovibrio bacteriovorus genomic DNA includes:
- a CDS encoding J domain-containing protein: MRIRNIILLLSLTFSFQTYAQTVEEAKRILNRNTSLYDVLGVAPNASDADIKNAYRRLVRTYHPDRFQGDPVKSQVMSQVTAKLNTTRDTLMDSSLRKRYDNTLKASGRYNTTSSSTATKTEAPAYKKYDFGTVHPEEPVKKNQEPPKQSAEQPKASEKANSQTEEPKKPTSSAKTSVNEPSTTTRVSSTPATSSNPPANRATSAEAARATKLYNDVQKCSGGFYKAFVDVMI; the protein is encoded by the coding sequence ATGAGAATTAGAAATATTATTCTTCTATTAAGTCTGACATTTTCTTTTCAAACTTATGCTCAAACAGTGGAAGAGGCGAAACGAATACTCAATAGGAACACATCTCTTTACGATGTTTTAGGTGTTGCGCCGAATGCCTCTGATGCGGACATTAAGAATGCGTATCGGCGTTTAGTGCGCACTTATCATCCGGATCGCTTTCAAGGCGACCCCGTTAAATCGCAAGTGATGAGCCAGGTTACGGCGAAACTTAATACCACGCGCGACACATTGATGGATTCAAGTCTGCGTAAGCGTTATGACAATACATTAAAAGCTTCCGGAAGATATAACACGACTTCGTCGTCGACAGCGACGAAAACAGAAGCTCCTGCTTACAAGAAATATGATTTCGGCACCGTTCATCCCGAAGAGCCAGTAAAGAAAAATCAAGAGCCCCCCAAACAAAGTGCGGAACAGCCTAAGGCCAGCGAAAAAGCGAATTCTCAGACCGAAGAACCTAAGAAGCCGACTTCATCTGCAAAAACATCTGTCAATGAGCCTTCAACGACGACAAGAGTCTCTTCGACTCCAGCGACGAGTTCGAACCCTCCGGCGAACCGGGCGACCTCGGCAGAGGCCGCTAGAGCGACGAAACTTTATAATGACGT